A stretch of Desulfarculaceae bacterium DNA encodes these proteins:
- the gndA gene encoding NADP-dependent phosphogluconate dehydrogenase: protein MSKDKCDIGVIGLGNMGRNLVLNLADKGFSVAVYNRTTEKTDEFMSSDAGGRAIQAGRTPAEFVELLAKPRAALLIVSAGKAVDAVIGELTPLMEQDDLIIDGGNSHFIDTDRRAGEVEAKGLAYLGMGISGGEEGARRGPSLMPGGHQAAYERVANILRKTAAQVEGDPCVAYLGKGSAGHYVKMVHNGIEYAFMQLISESYDLMHRGLGLAPPELHQVYQGWNEGELGSYLLEITTDIFTVKDPDTGNYLVDMIRDRARQKGTGKWTTDDALDLQVPTPAIDAAVIMRNLSTHDRLRGELAKSLGPAGKLAAGRDEFVPLLGEALYAGLILAFSQGMSLMAAASAQRGYGLNLEDVCRIWRGGCIIRARLLERLRQAYSARPALESLLLDPELGPEVMRRAQGLRAVVSAAAQAGLPAPGFMASLGYLDAMRSGRLPTNLVQAQRDFFGGHTFERIDREGIFHHIWQD from the coding sequence ATGAGTAAAGACAAGTGCGACATAGGGGTCATCGGCCTGGGCAACATGGGCCGCAACCTGGTGCTCAACCTGGCGGACAAGGGCTTCTCCGTGGCGGTGTACAACCGCACCACGGAAAAGACCGACGAGTTCATGAGCTCGGACGCGGGCGGCCGCGCCATCCAGGCGGGGCGCACCCCGGCCGAGTTCGTTGAGCTCTTGGCCAAGCCGCGCGCGGCCCTGCTCATCGTGTCCGCCGGCAAGGCGGTGGACGCGGTGATCGGCGAGCTGACCCCGCTCATGGAGCAGGACGACCTGATCATCGACGGGGGCAACTCCCACTTCATCGACACCGACCGCCGCGCCGGGGAGGTGGAGGCCAAGGGCCTGGCCTACCTGGGCATGGGCATCTCCGGCGGCGAAGAGGGCGCCCGGCGCGGGCCCAGCCTCATGCCCGGCGGGCACCAGGCGGCCTATGAGCGGGTGGCCAACATTCTGCGCAAAACGGCGGCCCAGGTGGAGGGCGATCCCTGCGTGGCCTATTTGGGCAAGGGCTCGGCCGGGCACTACGTGAAGATGGTGCACAACGGCATCGAGTACGCCTTCATGCAGCTCATTTCCGAGAGCTACGACCTGATGCACCGGGGCCTGGGCCTGGCCCCGCCCGAGCTGCACCAGGTTTACCAAGGATGGAACGAGGGCGAGCTGGGTTCTTATCTATTGGAGATCACCACCGACATCTTCACGGTCAAGGACCCGGATACGGGTAACTATTTGGTGGACATGATCCGCGACCGGGCCCGGCAAAAGGGAACCGGCAAGTGGACCACCGACGACGCCTTGGATTTGCAGGTGCCCACCCCGGCCATCGACGCGGCGGTGATCATGCGCAACCTCTCCACCCACGACCGCCTGCGCGGGGAGCTGGCCAAAAGCCTGGGCCCGGCCGGCAAGCTGGCGGCCGGGCGGGACGAGTTCGTGCCCCTGCTGGGCGAGGCGCTCTACGCCGGGCTGATCCTGGCCTTCAGCCAGGGCATGTCGCTCATGGCCGCCGCCTCGGCTCAGCGCGGCTACGGCCTCAACCTGGAGGACGTGTGCCGCATCTGGCGGGGCGGCTGCATCATCCGGGCGCGCCTCTTGGAGCGCCTGCGCCAGGCCTACTCCGCCCGCCCCGCCCTGGAGTCGCTGCTCTTGGACCCCGAGCTGGGGCCCGAGGTGATGCGGCGCGCCCAGGGCCTCCGGGCCGTGGTGAGCGCCGCGGCCCAGGCCGGGCTGCCCGCGCCGGGCTTCATGGCCTCGCTGGGCTATCTGGACGCCATGCGCTCCGGCCGCCTGCCCACCAACCTGGTGCAGGCGCAGCGCGACTTCTTCGGCGGGCACACCTTCGAGCGCATCGACCGCGAGGGGATCTTCCATCACATTTGGCAGGATTGA
- the zwf gene encoding glucose-6-phosphate dehydrogenase has translation MSTREIPEPTIFTIFGAAGDLAWRKLIPALYDLFLDGWLPDKFSILGMGHLHTPVDKYMAHLREGVDQNSRLGKSKKGDWTKFAAHLDFLEADLGQKKAYAELSQRLDQIEEKWEASAQRVFYLAMPPSMIGPISQGLAKAKLNQNRERARIVVEKPFGSDLASARKLNQLLAKIFDENQIFRIDHFLGRETVQNILAFRLANTMFEPIWNQHYIDHVQINVPEELGVEHRGHYYEKAGALRDMIQNHLLQILCLVAMEAPITFDDNEVRNKKVDVLHAIRRIPHDQVHEYAVRGQYGGGWLEGEHVEGYRQEPNVDPESLTETYAAVKLYVDNWRWQGVPFYLRTGKRLAKRVTEVSIQFRPVPHQTFPPRALQGRQPNRLIIAIQPEEGILLRFESKQPGPSLHLAPVMMQFFYKEAFHAKPAAPYETLLLDIMRGDATLFMRADQAEAAWQVIQPILDAWGEQRPTDFPNYQAGSWGPEEAEVLIARDGRTWAMPTILQCQEDLATCRVHSVDD, from the coding sequence ATGAGCACGCGGGAAATACCGGAACCGACCATCTTCACCATCTTCGGCGCGGCCGGCGATCTGGCCTGGCGCAAGCTTATCCCGGCCCTCTACGACCTGTTCCTGGACGGCTGGCTGCCCGACAAGTTCAGCATCCTGGGCATGGGGCATCTGCACACCCCGGTGGACAAGTACATGGCGCATCTGCGCGAGGGGGTGGATCAGAACTCGCGCCTGGGCAAGAGCAAGAAGGGCGACTGGACCAAGTTCGCGGCGCATCTGGATTTCCTGGAAGCGGACCTGGGCCAGAAAAAGGCCTACGCCGAGCTGAGCCAGCGCCTGGACCAGATCGAGGAGAAATGGGAAGCCTCGGCCCAGCGGGTGTTCTATCTTGCCATGCCGCCCTCCATGATCGGGCCCATCAGCCAGGGCCTGGCCAAGGCCAAGCTGAACCAGAACCGGGAGCGCGCCCGCATCGTGGTGGAGAAGCCCTTTGGCTCGGACCTGGCCTCGGCCCGCAAGCTCAACCAGCTCCTGGCCAAGATATTCGACGAGAACCAGATCTTCCGAATAGACCATTTCCTGGGCCGCGAGACGGTGCAGAACATTCTGGCCTTCCGCCTGGCCAACACCATGTTCGAGCCCATTTGGAACCAGCACTACATCGACCATGTGCAGATCAACGTGCCCGAGGAGCTGGGCGTGGAGCACCGGGGGCATTACTACGAAAAGGCCGGAGCCCTGCGCGACATGATCCAGAACCACCTGTTGCAGATACTCTGCCTGGTGGCCATGGAAGCGCCCATCACCTTTGACGACAACGAGGTGCGCAACAAGAAGGTGGACGTGCTGCACGCCATCCGGCGCATCCCCCACGACCAGGTGCACGAGTACGCGGTGCGCGGCCAATACGGCGGCGGCTGGCTGGAGGGCGAGCACGTTGAGGGCTACCGCCAGGAGCCCAATGTGGACCCCGAGTCGCTCACCGAGACCTACGCGGCGGTGAAGCTATACGTGGACAATTGGCGCTGGCAGGGGGTGCCCTTTTATCTGCGCACCGGCAAGCGACTGGCCAAGCGGGTCACCGAGGTCTCCATCCAGTTCCGGCCGGTGCCCCATCAGACCTTCCCGCCCCGCGCCTTGCAGGGCCGCCAGCCCAACCGGCTGATCATCGCCATCCAGCCCGAGGAGGGAATCCTGCTGCGCTTCGAGTCCAAGCAGCCCGGCCCCTCCCTGCACCTGGCGCCGGTGATGATGCAGTTTTTCTATAAGGAGGCCTTCCACGCCAAGCCGGCCGCGCCCTATGAGACCCTGCTGTTGGACATCATGCGCGGCGACGCCACCCTGTTCATGCGGGCCGACCAGGCCGAGGCCGCCTGGCAGGTGATCCAGCCCATCCTGGACGCCTGGGGCGAGCAGCGGCCCACCGACTTTCCCAATTACCAGGCCGGTTCCTGGGGGCCCGAGGAGGCCGAGGTGCTCATCGCCCGCGACGGCCGCACCTGGGCGATGCCCACCATCCTGCAATGTCAGGAAGACCTGGCCACCTGCCGGGTGCACTCGGTTGACGATTAG
- a CDS encoding methyltransferase domain-containing protein has product MKLNLAERWMVNSPLRLALQRRVLGRMRAMAALPPGAEVLEIGCGRGEGAKLLRAAFTPGRLYLLDLDLAMARLARQRGNLALVGDAEALPLRSACLDAVFGFGFLHHVPDWRRALHEVARVLKPGGIYYIEEYYPATYLNPLVRHILRHPTEDRFRSAELRQGLAQSGLSLVACQEKPWWGMVGAARRD; this is encoded by the coding sequence GTGAAGCTCAACCTGGCCGAGCGCTGGATGGTCAACAGCCCGCTGCGCCTGGCCTTGCAGCGCCGGGTGCTGGGCCGCATGAGGGCCATGGCCGCGCTGCCGCCGGGCGCGGAGGTTCTGGAGATAGGCTGCGGCCGGGGGGAGGGGGCCAAGCTGTTGCGGGCCGCTTTCACGCCGGGCCGGCTATACCTGCTGGACCTGGACCTGGCCATGGCCCGCCTGGCCCGGCAACGCGGCAACCTGGCCCTGGTGGGCGACGCCGAGGCCCTGCCGCTACGCAGCGCCTGCCTGGACGCGGTGTTCGGCTTCGGCTTCTTGCACCACGTGCCCGACTGGCGGAGGGCTCTCCACGAGGTGGCCCGGGTGCTCAAGCCCGGCGGCATCTACTATATAGAAGAGTATTACCCCGCCACCTATCTGAACCCCCTGGTGCGCCACATCCTGCGCCACCCCACTGAAGACCGCTTCCGCAGTGCGGAGCTGCGCCAGGGCCTGGCCCAATCAGGCCTCAGCCTTGTGGCCTGCCAGGAGAAACCTTGGTGGGGCATGGTGGGCGCGGCGCGGAGAGACTAA
- a CDS encoding ubiquinone/menaquinone biosynthesis methyltransferase, with protein MASPVSFIRPPAAADPGPREHRALVQAHFDAVAKHYDLANSIMSLGLHHAWKIRAVAALDSRPGQRLADICGGTADLALLAQRRRSSGSVVVYDLNQAMLSLGRAKAARSPHGRGVQFARGDAHRLALADASLDGVMVGFGVRNLGDMAQGFREMARVLKPGGRLVCLEFSRPRPEGFARLYDLYSALMMPLVGRVFTGSWRTYSHLTGTIRRFPGPEGLGRIIEEAGFARVSWQRLSLGIACIHQAVKP; from the coding sequence ATGGCCAGCCCAGTTTCATTCATACGGCCCCCAGCTGCGGCGGACCCCGGCCCCCGGGAGCACCGCGCCCTGGTGCAGGCCCACTTCGACGCGGTGGCCAAGCACTACGACCTGGCCAACAGCATCATGAGCCTGGGGCTGCACCATGCCTGGAAAATCCGGGCCGTGGCCGCCCTGGATTCGCGCCCCGGCCAGCGCCTGGCCGATATCTGCGGGGGCACCGCGGACCTGGCCCTCTTGGCCCAGCGCCGCCGCTCCTCGGGCAGCGTGGTGGTCTACGACCTCAACCAGGCCATGCTCTCCTTGGGCCGCGCCAAGGCCGCGCGCAGCCCGCATGGGCGCGGGGTGCAATTCGCGCGGGGGGACGCCCACCGCCTGGCCCTGGCCGACGCGAGCCTGGACGGGGTCATGGTGGGCTTCGGGGTGCGCAACCTGGGGGACATGGCCCAAGGCTTCCGCGAGATGGCCCGGGTGCTCAAGCCCGGCGGCCGCCTGGTGTGCCTGGAGTTCTCGCGGCCCAGGCCGGAAGGCTTCGCCCGGCTCTACGATTTATATTCGGCGCTCATGATGCCCCTGGTGGGGCGGGTCTTCACCGGCTCCTGGCGCACCTACTCCCACTTGACCGGCACCATAAGGCGCTTTCCCGGCCCGGAAGGGCTGGGCCGCATAATCGAGGAAGCCGGCTTCGCGCGGGTGTCCTGGCAACGGCTCAGCCTGGGCATTGCCTGCATCCACCAGGCGGTGAAACCGTGA
- a CDS encoding DUF547 domain-containing protein → MSLFSPQRPFEEHLDQAKEVLAGNWMQGYTRPARGLYPHQWNWDSAFIAIGYANYDPQRGREELRHLFAGQWPDGMVPHIVFNPQRLGGYFPEPDFWQCPGGRQTSGITMPPLHAVACLRLHRLSQDREDSRRFLAEMFPKLLAGHRYFYRERDPGREGLVYIRHPWESGRDNAPAWDVPLEAIDLSKVSLPPFQRKDLDKGVDAKQRPTDQDYDRYVYLVDLFRRLKYDEKAIQQECPFLVQDIGFNSILCRDNRALKEIAGILGQDQGEIEEWFQQTGKGIREKLWSQDYGRFESYDLRAGRFLDSPTAMGFMPLYAGVISRDKSERLFQQMDSVSFCGLRQGNCFTIPDYDMTAEGYSEVNYWRGPVWLNINWMLAQGLEEYGFFFEAQLMRKDILELAARFGFREYYDSRKGQGLGSKQFSWSAALFIDVLSDYYRQDDAEPHLPGIVLGGRLGHTRVLNHTGQAPRQTNDDPAKAVNRAIGELAEAYFDGIRGTVDYAGIAHSEQFRRYLEAVSLLPGLDPASLGKGDQAKAFWINLFNMLVIHGVIELKPKNSVREVPDFFDRLAYQVGGRRYSLTDMAHGILRGNRRAPHHLLPPFLPWDARRRYCLEPPDLRVHFTLACGARSCPKLSFYQAANLEEQLKEAATSYVSSEVLVDPEENRVAMAEVFSWYVDDFGGQAGLLSFVAGLMPDSDRKTYLLANLDKMRVEYLFHDWHLNR, encoded by the coding sequence ATGAGTTTATTTTCGCCGCAACGACCCTTTGAGGAGCATTTGGACCAGGCCAAGGAGGTTTTGGCGGGCAACTGGATGCAGGGCTACACCCGCCCGGCCAGGGGCCTGTACCCCCACCAGTGGAACTGGGACTCGGCCTTCATCGCCATCGGCTACGCCAACTACGATCCCCAACGGGGCCGGGAGGAGTTGCGGCATTTGTTCGCCGGGCAGTGGCCGGACGGCATGGTGCCCCACATCGTGTTCAACCCCCAACGCCTGGGGGGCTACTTCCCGGAGCCGGACTTCTGGCAGTGCCCCGGCGGCCGCCAGACCAGCGGCATCACCATGCCGCCCCTGCACGCCGTGGCCTGCCTGCGTCTGCACCGCCTCAGCCAGGACCGCGAGGACAGCCGCCGCTTTTTGGCCGAGATGTTCCCCAAGCTCCTGGCCGGGCACCGCTACTTCTACCGGGAGCGCGACCCCGGCCGCGAGGGCCTGGTCTACATTCGCCATCCCTGGGAGTCGGGGCGGGACAATGCCCCGGCCTGGGACGTTCCCTTGGAGGCCATCGACCTGAGCAAGGTTTCCCTGCCGCCTTTCCAGCGCAAGGACCTGGACAAGGGGGTGGACGCCAAGCAGCGGCCCACGGACCAGGACTACGACCGCTACGTCTATCTGGTGGACCTCTTCCGGCGGCTCAAGTACGACGAGAAGGCCATCCAGCAAGAGTGCCCCTTTCTGGTGCAGGACATCGGCTTCAACAGCATCCTGTGCCGCGACAACCGGGCCCTCAAGGAGATCGCGGGCATTCTGGGCCAGGACCAGGGCGAGATCGAGGAGTGGTTCCAGCAGACCGGAAAGGGCATCCGGGAAAAGCTGTGGTCGCAAGACTACGGCCGCTTCGAGTCCTACGATCTCCGGGCCGGGCGCTTTTTGGACAGCCCCACGGCCATGGGCTTCATGCCGCTCTACGCCGGGGTGATCAGCCGCGACAAGAGCGAACGCCTTTTCCAGCAGATGGACTCGGTGAGCTTCTGCGGCCTGCGCCAGGGCAACTGCTTCACCATCCCGGACTACGACATGACCGCCGAGGGCTACAGCGAGGTCAACTACTGGCGCGGCCCGGTGTGGCTCAACATCAACTGGATGCTGGCCCAGGGCCTGGAGGAGTACGGCTTTTTCTTCGAGGCTCAGCTCATGCGCAAGGACATCCTGGAGCTGGCCGCCCGCTTCGGCTTTAGGGAGTATTACGATTCGCGCAAGGGCCAGGGCCTGGGCTCCAAGCAGTTTTCCTGGAGCGCGGCCCTGTTCATCGACGTGCTCAGCGACTACTATCGCCAGGATGACGCGGAACCCCATTTGCCGGGCATCGTGCTGGGCGGCCGTTTGGGCCACACCCGGGTGCTCAACCACACGGGCCAGGCACCGCGACAGACCAACGACGACCCGGCCAAGGCGGTGAACCGGGCCATCGGCGAGCTGGCCGAAGCCTATTTCGACGGCATTCGCGGCACGGTGGACTACGCGGGCATCGCCCATTCAGAGCAGTTCCGGCGCTACCTGGAAGCGGTGTCCCTGCTGCCCGGGCTGGACCCCGCCTCCCTGGGCAAGGGCGACCAGGCCAAGGCCTTTTGGATCAACCTGTTCAACATGCTGGTGATCCACGGGGTGATCGAGCTGAAGCCCAAGAACTCGGTGCGCGAGGTGCCCGACTTCTTCGACCGCCTGGCCTACCAGGTAGGCGGCCGCCGCTACAGCCTCACCGACATGGCCCACGGCATCCTGCGGGGCAACCGGCGCGCGCCCCATCATTTGCTGCCGCCCTTCCTGCCCTGGGACGCGCGGCGGCGCTATTGCCTGGAACCCCCGGACCTCAGGGTGCACTTCACCCTGGCCTGCGGGGCCCGCTCCTGCCCCAAGCTCAGCTTTTACCAAGCAGCTAACCTGGAGGAGCAGCTCAAGGAGGCGGCCACGTCCTATGTGAGCTCCGAGGTGCTGGTGGACCCGGAAGAGAACCGGGTGGCCATGGCCGAGGTGTTCTCCTGGTACGTGGATGATTTCGGCGGCCAGGCGGGGCTGCTCTCCTTCGTGGCCGGGCTCATGCCCGATAGCGATCGCAAGACCTATCTGTTGGCCAACTTGGACAAGATGCGGGTGGAGTATCTTTTCCACGACTGGCACCTGAACCGTTAG
- a CDS encoding Glu/Leu/Phe/Val dehydrogenase, whose product MSENKQYDESKPLVMHDLQFDLAAAKLEVEPWILDKIKAPRRELSVKFPLRLDNGETVILNGYRVQHNTLRGPGKGGIRYHPQVDLDEVRALAAWMTWKCAVVNIPFGGAKGGVTCDPQSMSPHELERMTRRYIWEISPIIGPEQDIPAPDVNTNPQTMAWIVDTYSVFKGFTCNSVVTGKPLSIGGSLGRLKATSMGCLYALQEAAAALGVDLSGKSVAVQGFGNVGYYAAELFAEAGMKLVAISNSRGGVYNPKGLDLTALKEHHQRTGALEGFPGSDAVSNAELLELGVDILVPAAIEGQINQDNAGRIKAKFVVEGANGPTSPLADDILFDNGVIMLPDILANAGGVTVSYFEWVQNIQKLFWTEDDVNRQLRRVIAQAFNDVYDIYQKHKVNMRTAAYMLAIERVADAKRVRGVFP is encoded by the coding sequence ATGAGCGAGAACAAGCAGTACGACGAGAGCAAGCCCCTGGTGATGCATGACCTCCAGTTCGATCTGGCGGCGGCAAAGCTGGAGGTGGAGCCCTGGATCCTGGACAAGATCAAGGCCCCCCGCCGCGAGCTTTCGGTCAAGTTTCCCCTGCGCCTGGACAACGGCGAGACGGTGATCCTGAACGGCTACCGGGTGCAGCACAACACCCTGCGCGGGCCGGGCAAGGGCGGCATCCGCTACCATCCCCAGGTGGACTTGGACGAGGTGCGCGCCCTGGCCGCCTGGATGACTTGGAAGTGCGCGGTGGTCAACATTCCCTTTGGCGGGGCCAAGGGGGGAGTGACCTGCGACCCCCAGAGCATGTCTCCCCATGAGCTGGAGCGCATGACCCGGCGCTACATCTGGGAGATATCGCCCATCATCGGCCCGGAGCAGGATATCCCGGCCCCGGACGTGAACACCAACCCCCAGACCATGGCCTGGATCGTGGACACCTACAGCGTGTTCAAGGGCTTCACCTGCAACAGCGTGGTCACCGGCAAGCCCCTGTCCATCGGCGGCTCCCTGGGGCGGCTCAAGGCCACCTCCATGGGCTGCCTCTACGCCTTGCAGGAGGCGGCCGCGGCCCTGGGCGTGGACCTGAGCGGCAAGAGCGTGGCGGTGCAGGGCTTCGGTAACGTGGGCTACTACGCGGCCGAGCTCTTCGCCGAGGCGGGCATGAAGCTGGTGGCCATCAGCAACAGCCGGGGCGGGGTGTACAACCCCAAGGGCCTGGACCTCACGGCCCTCAAGGAGCACCACCAGCGCACCGGCGCCTTGGAGGGCTTCCCCGGCAGCGACGCGGTGAGCAACGCCGAGCTGTTGGAGCTGGGCGTGGACATCCTGGTGCCCGCGGCCATCGAAGGGCAGATCAACCAGGACAACGCCGGGCGCATCAAGGCCAAGTTCGTGGTGGAAGGGGCCAACGGCCCCACCAGCCCCCTGGCCGACGACATCCTCTTTGACAACGGGGTCATAATGCTGCCCGACATCCTGGCCAACGCGGGCGGGGTCACCGTCTCCTACTTCGAGTGGGTGCAGAACATCCAAAAGCTGTTCTGGACCGAGGACGACGTGAACCGCCAGCTGCGGCGGGTCATTGCTCAGGCCTTCAACGACGTGTACGACATCTACCAAAAGCACAAGGTGAACATGCGCACCGCCGCCTACATGCTGGCCATCGAGCGGGTGGCCGACGCCAAGCGGGTGCGCGGCGTCTTCCCGTAG
- the gabT gene encoding 4-aminobutyrate--2-oxoglutarate transaminase, translated as MSSEKIVQRRQQAVPRGVGNITPIVMAKAEGALIWDPEGNQYIDFAGGIGVNNIGHRHPKVVAAIKEQADQYLHGCFHVSMYEPYVALAEKINAIAPVAGETKTMFGNSGAEAVENAVKIARYATGKPAVVCFDGAFHGRTTLTMALTSKVMPYKYKLGAHLPGIYRAHYPYCYRCPWGKEYPSCGVHCGSAYFEEFFKYHVNPDEVAAIILEPILGEGGFIVPPIEYMQQLRQLCDDKGIVLIADEVQTGVGRTGKMFAMNHFGVEADIVTMAKSLGGGMPLSAICGKAELMDSVHPGGLGGTYGGNPVSCAAALAVLEVVESEGILAKAEALGQKAKQALDALQERFPIIGEVRGLGPMLAMELVSDPKTKQPAPELAKKLTAYCHAHGLLVLDCGTLGNNVRTLMPLVITDEQLQQGMDTLAKGLEEVTKA; from the coding sequence ATGAGCAGTGAAAAGATCGTTCAGAGAAGGCAGCAAGCGGTTCCCCGTGGCGTGGGCAACATAACCCCCATCGTGATGGCCAAGGCCGAGGGTGCCCTGATCTGGGACCCGGAAGGCAACCAGTACATCGACTTCGCCGGGGGCATCGGGGTAAACAACATCGGCCACCGGCACCCCAAGGTGGTGGCGGCCATCAAGGAACAGGCCGACCAATACCTGCACGGCTGCTTCCACGTTTCCATGTACGAGCCCTACGTGGCCCTGGCCGAGAAGATCAACGCCATCGCCCCTGTGGCGGGCGAGACCAAGACCATGTTCGGCAACTCCGGGGCCGAGGCGGTGGAGAACGCGGTGAAGATCGCGCGCTACGCCACCGGCAAGCCCGCCGTGGTCTGCTTCGACGGCGCCTTCCACGGCCGCACCACCTTGACCATGGCCCTGACCAGCAAGGTGATGCCCTACAAGTACAAGCTGGGCGCCCATCTGCCCGGCATCTACCGGGCCCACTATCCCTATTGCTACCGCTGTCCCTGGGGCAAGGAGTACCCCTCCTGCGGGGTGCACTGCGGCTCGGCCTATTTCGAGGAGTTCTTCAAATACCACGTGAACCCGGACGAGGTGGCCGCGATCATCCTGGAGCCGATCCTGGGCGAGGGCGGCTTCATCGTACCGCCGATCGAATACATGCAGCAGCTCAGGCAGCTCTGCGATGACAAGGGCATCGTGCTTATCGCCGACGAGGTGCAGACCGGCGTCGGCCGCACCGGCAAGATGTTCGCCATGAACCACTTCGGAGTCGAGGCGGACATCGTGACCATGGCCAAGAGCCTGGGCGGGGGCATGCCCCTGAGCGCCATCTGCGGCAAGGCCGAGCTGATGGACAGCGTGCATCCCGGCGGCCTGGGCGGCACCTACGGCGGCAACCCGGTTTCCTGCGCGGCGGCCCTGGCCGTGTTGGAGGTGGTCGAGAGCGAGGGCATCCTGGCCAAGGCCGAGGCCCTGGGCCAAAAGGCCAAGCAGGCCCTGGACGCCCTGCAAGAGCGCTTCCCCATCATCGGCGAGGTGCGCGGCCTGGGGCCCATGCTGGCCATGGAGCTGGTGAGCGATCCCAAGACCAAGCAGCCCGCGCCCGAGCTGGCCAAGAAGCTCACCGCCTATTGCCACGCCCACGGCCTGTTGGTCTTGGACTGCGGCACCCTGGGCAACAACGTGCGCACCCTCATGCCCCTGGTCATCACCGACGAGCAGCTACAGCAGGGCATGGACACCTTGGCCAAGGGCCTGGAAGAGGTGACCAAGGCCTAA
- a CDS encoding sigma 54-interacting transcriptional regulator: MDPARLKLMRQMVEAAREGVLAVDRDGVVLVCNLAARHMIGVAGGDPTGRNLAEIDPALWDRARAVISSGEACQYEETTPDGGVISAGLSPFAQHGETAGVFCLLRPGADCERLAQELAVSKELSERLDMIIESSHDGLWINDAQGVVIKVNAASARRMGLPAEAIVGRHVRELVEEGFFDFSATLEVLRTGQPVTLQQNLKDGGQALVTGTPVFDDKGELSLVVVNDRDMTSIEELRALLKESRAHTQQFRSELIRSQISQDLDSKLVVRSAPMRRTLETALRVARTESNVLITGESGVGKGLVAKVIHEASARRREPLVRVDCGAIPASLIEAELFGYEKGAFTGALDAGKPGYFEMARGGTLFLDEVGELPLNVQAKLLRFLDEKEVVRVGSTAPLVLDVRILAATNRNLKEMVAQGSFRKDLFFRLSVVPLALPPLRERPEDIPPLVNFFLRRLETPDQPLKNFAPAVLECLRRYAFPGNVRELANLVEQLAVLTPGARIELADLPPAVQNPDLALAEAAGQDDLNLARAVDSVERQLIIRALKIYGSQRQAAKYLGVSHATLSRKIARLGIVVT; this comes from the coding sequence ATGGACCCAGCACGACTAAAATTGATGCGCCAGATGGTGGAGGCCGCGCGCGAGGGCGTGCTGGCCGTGGACCGTGACGGCGTGGTGCTGGTCTGCAACCTTGCCGCCCGCCACATGATTGGCGTGGCCGGGGGCGACCCCACGGGCCGCAATCTGGCCGAGATCGACCCCGCGCTGTGGGATCGGGCCCGCGCGGTGATCTCCTCGGGTGAAGCTTGCCAATACGAAGAGACTACGCCCGACGGAGGCGTGATAAGCGCTGGCCTTTCGCCCTTTGCCCAGCACGGCGAGACGGCCGGGGTATTCTGCCTGCTGCGCCCGGGCGCGGATTGCGAGCGCCTGGCCCAAGAGCTGGCCGTGTCCAAGGAGCTCTCCGAGCGCCTGGATATGATCATCGAATCCTCTCACGACGGCCTGTGGATAAACGACGCCCAGGGCGTGGTGATCAAGGTCAACGCGGCTTCGGCCCGGCGCATGGGTCTGCCCGCCGAGGCCATCGTGGGCCGCCACGTCCGGGAGCTGGTGGAGGAGGGCTTCTTCGATTTCTCGGCCACCTTGGAGGTTCTGCGCACCGGCCAGCCGGTGACCTTGCAACAGAACCTCAAGGACGGCGGCCAGGCCCTGGTCACCGGCACCCCGGTGTTCGACGACAAGGGCGAGCTGAGCCTGGTGGTGGTCAACGACCGCGACATGACCTCCATAGAGGAGCTCAGGGCTTTGCTCAAGGAGAGCCGGGCCCACACCCAGCAGTTCCGCTCCGAGCTGATCCGCTCCCAGATAAGCCAGGACCTGGACTCCAAGCTGGTGGTGCGCTCCGCGCCCATGCGCCGGACCCTGGAGACCGCTCTGCGCGTGGCCCGCACCGAGTCCAACGTGCTCATCACCGGCGAGTCCGGGGTGGGCAAGGGCCTGGTGGCCAAGGTGATCCACGAAGCCTCCGCCCGCCGCCGCGAGCCTCTGGTGCGGGTTGACTGCGGGGCCATCCCCGCCTCGCTCATCGAAGCCGAGTTGTTCGGCTACGAAAAGGGCGCTTTCACCGGGGCCTTGGACGCGGGCAAGCCGGGCTACTTCGAGATGGCCCGGGGCGGCACCCTGTTTTTGGACGAGGTGGGCGAGCTGCCCCTGAACGTGCAGGCCAAACTGCTGCGCTTTTTGGACGAGAAAGAGGTGGTGCGGGTGGGCTCCACCGCTCCCCTGGTGCTGGATGTGCGCATCCTGGCCGCCACCAACCGCAACCTCAAGGAGATGGTGGCCCAGGGCTCCTTTCGCAAGGACCTTTTCTTCCGGCTAAGCGTGGTGCCCCTGGCCCTGCCTCCCCTGCGCGAGCGGCCCGAGGACATCCCGCCTTTGGTCAACTTTTTCCTGCGCCGCTTGGAAACCCCGGATCAGCCGCTCAAAAACTTCGCTCCCGCCGTGCTGGAATGCCTCCGGCGCTACGCCTTCCCGGGCAACGTGCGCGAGTTGGCCAACCTGGTGGAACAGCTGGCGGTGCTCACCCCGGGCGCCCGCATCGAGCTGGCCGACCTGCCGCCCGCCGTCCAGAACCCGGACCTGGCCCTGGCCGAGGCCGCCGGCCAGGACGACCTGAACCTGGCCCGGGCGGTGGACAGCGTGGAGCGCCAGCTCATCATCCGGGCGCTCAAGATTTACGGCAGCCAGCGCCAGGCGGCCAAATATTTGGGCGTGAGCCACGCCACCCTGAGCCGCAAGATCGCTCGCCTGGGTATCGTTGTTACATAA